Sequence from the Gemmatimonadales bacterium genome:
GCAGACCACCGAGGCGCGCCGGACCAAGCGGGGCGTGCCGCAGGGCGGAGTGATCTCGCCCTTGGTGGCGAACCTGTACTTCCGGCGCTTCCTGCTGGCCGGCATGGTCATGGCCACCGGGACCAGCTCGACGCCCATGTCGTCAACTACGCCGACGACTTCGTCATCTGCTGCCGTCCCGGCAACGCCGAGGCGGCGCTGGCGAGGACGCAGGCGCTGATGACGCGGCTCGGGCTGGAGGTGAACACGGCCAAGACCCGGATCGCCCGGTTGCCCGAGGAGGCGTTCGACTTCCTCGGCTACACGATCGGCCGCTTCCACGGCAAGGACGGGCGCGCCTACATCGGCACCCGGCCGTCGCGGAAGTCGGTCAAGGGCCTGCTCCGACGGATCCACGAGCGGACCACGCGGCAATGGTACCCGGACACCCCGGAGAGCACGGTGGCCCGTATCAGCAGCCTGCTTCGCGGCTGGTGCGGCTACTTCGACCAGGGCCCGGTCATGGACATCTATGACCGCGTCCGGACCTACACGGAGCGGCGTATCCGGCGCTGGTTGATGCGCCGCACGGGACGACGAGGCACCGGGTTCCGCCAGATCCCGGACGAGTGCCTCTACGGGACACTCGGCCTCTACCGCGTCCCGATGCGGCGCGCCGACCTGCCGAGAGCGAAGGTCTGATGGATCGGGAGAAAGCCGGATGCGGGAAATCCGCACGTCCGGT
This genomic interval carries:
- a CDS encoding group II intron maturase-specific domain-containing protein, translating into MTRLGLEVNTAKTRIARLPEEAFDFLGYTIGRFHGKDGRAYIGTRPSRKSVKGLLRRIHERTTRQWYPDTPESTVARISSLLRGWCGYFDQGPVMDIYDRVRTYTERRIRRWLMRRTGRRGTGFRQIPDECLYGTLGLYRVPMRRADLPRAKV